In the genome of Deltaproteobacteria bacterium, one region contains:
- a CDS encoding DNA gyrase inhibitor YacG, producing the protein MNMPTTVKCPICRTETPWTGNPYRPFCSERCRFVDLGAWADGAYRVAGDELDDESRPVEESEHQ; encoded by the coding sequence ATCAACATGCCGACCACTGTCAAGTGCCCGATCTGTCGTACCGAAACGCCATGGACCGGCAATCCTTACCGGCCCTTCTGCTCGGAGCGTTGCCGGTTCGTCGACCTCGGCGCCTGGGCGGACGGGGCCTATCGCGTTGCCGGGGACGAACTTGACGACGAGTCGCGGCCCGTCGAAGAATCCGAGCATCAATGA
- a CDS encoding competence/damage-inducible protein A: MSKTAGIIIIGNEVLSGKTQDINSTFLCRELRELGVEVQRVTVIPDDLELIGRTAARFAERWDLVFTTGGVGPTHDDVTIEGIAHGFGVKAVIEPSLEGRLRARYGADVNAARLRMAMVPEGAELLAAGAMFAPVIRMRNVYIFAGVPRILQDRFHAIKEAFREEPFHLRNIYIKDGEGVIAGTLNDLLERFPDILLGSYPVLDNPDYKVKVTVESKSGDYLDRAVADLLGKLPEDAILRVEEG; this comes from the coding sequence ATGTCCAAGACCGCGGGCATCATCATCATCGGCAACGAGGTCCTTTCAGGCAAGACCCAGGACATCAACTCCACGTTCCTGTGCCGGGAGTTGCGCGAGCTCGGCGTCGAGGTCCAGCGCGTGACGGTGATACCGGACGACCTGGAGCTCATCGGGCGCACTGCGGCGCGCTTCGCCGAGCGGTGGGACCTGGTCTTCACCACCGGGGGTGTCGGCCCCACCCATGACGACGTCACCATCGAGGGGATCGCCCACGGCTTCGGGGTCAAGGCCGTCATCGAGCCGAGCCTGGAAGGGCGCCTGCGCGCGCGCTACGGCGCGGACGTGAACGCCGCGCGGCTGCGCATGGCCATGGTGCCGGAAGGGGCGGAGCTGCTCGCCGCCGGGGCCATGTTCGCCCCGGTGATCCGCATGCGCAACGTCTACATCTTCGCCGGCGTGCCGCGCATCCTGCAGGACCGTTTCCACGCCATCAAGGAAGCCTTCCGCGAGGAGCCGTTCCACCTGCGCAACATCTACATCAAGGACGGCGAGGGGGTCATCGCGGGCACGCTCAACGACTTGCTGGAGCGCTTCCCCGACATCCTCCTGGGCTCGTACCCGGTGCTGGACAACCCGGACTACAAGGTGAAGGTGACGGTGGAGTCCAAGAGCGGGGACTACCTCGACCGCGCGGTGGCGGACCTGTTGGGGAAGCTGCCGGAGGACGCGATTCTGCGCGTCGAGGAAGGCTAG
- a CDS encoding molybdenum cofactor biosynthesis protein MoaE, whose product MYRLTDKPIDLNELLACVGDPGAGAVSTFIGATRDNNEGRSIISLDYEAYPGMAEQELAKLGEEAAAKWEITRMAIVHRLGNVPIGEASVMIAVSAPHRDAAFKACRYAIDELKKRVPIWKKEIYQGGEIWIGTQTGERFEGDTPVAPRPTP is encoded by the coding sequence GTGTACCGGCTGACCGACAAACCCATCGACCTGAACGAACTGCTGGCCTGCGTGGGCGACCCCGGCGCGGGCGCCGTCTCGACCTTCATCGGCGCCACCCGCGACAACAACGAGGGGCGTTCCATCATCTCCCTGGACTACGAGGCCTACCCCGGCATGGCCGAGCAGGAGCTGGCCAAGCTGGGCGAGGAGGCCGCCGCAAAGTGGGAGATCACCCGCATGGCCATCGTCCACCGCCTCGGCAACGTCCCCATCGGCGAGGCCAGCGTGATGATCGCCGTCTCCGCGCCGCATCGCGACGCCGCCTTCAAGGCATGCCGCTACGCCATCGACGAACTCAAGAAGCGCGTCCCCATCTGGAAGAAGGAAATCTACCAGGGCGGCGAAATCTGGATCGGCACCCAGACCGGCGAACGCTTCGAGGGAGACACGCCCGTCGCGCCCCGCCCCACCCCCTGA
- a CDS encoding MogA/MoaB family molybdenum cofactor biosynthesis protein, with translation MADQSHFDRSLDTVACFVITVSDTRDATTDRSGAAIKGMLEEAGHPLAGYEIVKDEPADVRALLDRALAADGVDVVLLNGGTGIAPRDGTYEVVSGVIEKRIDGFGELFRSLSYQEIGAAAMLSRAVAGAVGPRIVVSMPGSRGAVETAMKNLLLPQLGHMVAQARGL, from the coding sequence ATGGCCGACCAGTCCCATTTCGACCGAAGCCTCGACACCGTCGCCTGCTTCGTCATCACCGTGAGCGACACCCGCGATGCCACGACGGACCGGAGCGGGGCGGCCATCAAGGGGATGCTCGAGGAAGCAGGGCACCCGCTGGCGGGCTACGAGATCGTCAAGGACGAGCCCGCGGACGTCCGCGCCCTCCTGGACAGGGCCTTGGCGGCCGACGGCGTGGACGTGGTGCTGCTCAACGGCGGCACCGGCATCGCGCCGCGCGACGGCACCTACGAGGTGGTGAGCGGCGTCATCGAAAAGCGCATCGACGGCTTCGGCGAGCTGTTCCGGTCCCTGAGCTACCAGGAGATCGGCGCCGCGGCCATGCTGAGCCGCGCGGTGGCGGGCGCCGTGGGTCCCCGGATCGTGGTGTCCATGCCGGGTTCGCGCGGAGCCGTGGAAACGGCCATGAAGAACCTGTTGCTGCCCCAGTTGGGCCACATGGTGGCGCAGGCCCGCGGCCTATGA
- the lpxA gene encoding acyl-ACP--UDP-N-acetylglucosamine O-acyltransferase, translating to MSIHPTAVVDPRAEIHPDAELGPYAVIDGPAKIGAGTRLFPHAVVLGWTELGEGNQVHSGAVLGDAPQDLSYRDAKSYLRIGDRNVFREGVQVHRGTAQDTTTVLGDDNFLMANSHVAHNCRLGNRIIMTNNSVLGGYVEVGDRAVLSASCAVHQFVRVGTMAMMRGLSATSRDVPPFSIIDWQHTVRGLNVVGLRRAGFEEPRIRVLKNAFQILFRKRRNLSAAVKELEEHLSDPFGDVAFLLEFIRASKRGVCAGPKSHPLGRP from the coding sequence ATGTCGATACATCCTACCGCCGTGGTGGATCCACGGGCCGAAATCCATCCGGACGCCGAGCTGGGGCCCTATGCCGTCATCGACGGTCCGGCGAAGATCGGCGCCGGCACGCGCCTCTTTCCCCACGCCGTGGTGCTGGGTTGGACGGAACTGGGCGAAGGCAACCAGGTTCACAGCGGCGCCGTGCTGGGAGACGCGCCGCAGGACCTCTCGTACCGGGATGCGAAGTCCTACCTCCGCATCGGCGACCGCAACGTGTTCCGCGAGGGCGTCCAGGTCCACCGGGGCACCGCGCAGGACACCACCACGGTGCTCGGCGACGACAACTTCCTGATGGCCAACAGCCACGTGGCCCACAACTGCCGGCTGGGCAACCGCATCATCATGACCAACAACTCGGTGTTGGGCGGCTACGTGGAGGTCGGCGACCGCGCGGTGCTGTCCGCGAGCTGCGCGGTGCACCAGTTCGTGCGCGTCGGTACCATGGCCATGATGCGCGGCTTGAGCGCCACGAGCCGCGACGTGCCGCCGTTCTCCATCATCGACTGGCAGCACACCGTGCGCGGCCTGAACGTGGTGGGACTGCGCCGGGCCGGTTTCGAGGAACCCCGCATCCGGGTCCTGAAAAACGCCTTCCAGATCCTCTTCCGCAAGCGGCGCAACCTGAGCGCGGCGGTGAAGGAACTGGAAGAACACCTCTCCGATCCGTTCGGCGACGTCGCCTTCCTGCTCGAGTTCATCCGCGCGTCCAAACGCGGGGTCTGCGCCGGCCCCAAGTCCCATCCGCTGGGCCGGCCGTAG
- a CDS encoding glutamine amidotransferase: MSYSPETIPRRAVVIRHVAFEDLGSFAGPLAERGCRIQYLEAGLDGFDPAADADLLVVLGGPIGAGDDGQYPFLAEEVRLIKRRLAVDRPTLGICLGAQLMARALGARVYGAGRKEIGWGPLSLSEAGAASALALLAPPHASVLHWHGDTFDLPRGALHLASTEACENQAFGWGERALALQFHPEVTAAGLERWFIGHTLEIETTPDISVAQLRDATRRFAPALERQGPEFFRRWLARVL, encoded by the coding sequence ATGAGCTATTCCCCGGAAACCATCCCCCGGCGCGCAGTCGTGATCCGGCACGTCGCTTTTGAAGACCTGGGCTCTTTCGCCGGCCCCCTGGCCGAACGCGGCTGCCGCATCCAGTACCTCGAGGCCGGTCTGGACGGTTTCGACCCGGCCGCGGACGCCGATCTGCTGGTGGTCCTGGGCGGGCCCATCGGCGCCGGAGACGACGGCCAGTATCCGTTCCTGGCGGAGGAGGTGCGCCTCATCAAGCGCCGCCTGGCCGTGGACCGTCCGACCCTGGGTATCTGCCTGGGCGCCCAGCTCATGGCGCGGGCGCTGGGGGCGCGGGTGTACGGCGCGGGGCGCAAGGAGATCGGCTGGGGTCCGCTCTCCCTGAGCGAGGCCGGCGCGGCGTCGGCCCTGGCCCTGCTGGCGCCGCCCCATGCCTCGGTGCTCCACTGGCACGGGGACACCTTCGACCTGCCGCGGGGCGCACTTCACCTGGCCTCCACCGAGGCGTGCGAGAACCAGGCCTTCGGCTGGGGCGAGCGCGCCCTGGCGCTTCAGTTCCATCCCGAGGTGACCGCCGCCGGCCTCGAACGCTGGTTCATCGGCCACACCCTGGAGATCGAGACCACCCCCGACATCTCGGTGGCCCAGCTCCGTGACGCCACCCGCCGCTTCGCCCCCGCCCTGGAACGCCAGGGACCGGAGTTCTTCCGCCGCTGGCTCGCCCGCGTGCTGTAG
- the gpmI gene encoding 2,3-bisphosphoglycerate-independent phosphoglycerate mutase, with translation MDDDNRSAPLVLRGHPVLPAPAGPVVLLILDGVGVGAGDEFDALALARTPTLDSLRRDGLAATLRAHGTAVGLPSDADIGNSEVGHNIMGAGRVFDQGAKCVDQAIETGALYDGYWKTLVERVRAGGGALHFMGLLSDGNVHSHEAHLHALIRRADHEGLERVYVHALLDGRDVPDRTAPVYLERLETVLAAIRDQGGRDYRIASGGGRMVVTMDRYEADWSIVARGWRAHVLGEAEGFSSAAAAVEHFRAAQPGISDQVLPAFTVRNADGSPVAPIEDGDGVIFFNFRGDRAMEMSRAFTEGAGFDRFDRGRVPDVAFAGMMLYDGDLGIPEHYLVAPPEVSRTLGEYLAAAGVPQFACAETQKYGHVTYFWNGNRSGKFDDALEEYVEIASEQVPFEQRPWMRSAETADAVNRAIWERRYRFIRANFAGGDMVGHTGNLEATVRAVEAIDRALGRILAAVAAVHGCLVVTADHGNSEDMVERDKDGAPLYEDGKPVFRTAHSINPVPFVVRDFSDRRYSLAPPPDAGLANLAATLLELLGYHPPEEFAPSLLRVPVDPPSRPGVDSLHGREG, from the coding sequence ATGGATGACGACAACAGGTCCGCGCCGCTGGTGCTGCGCGGGCATCCGGTTCTGCCGGCGCCGGCGGGGCCGGTGGTGCTGCTGATACTCGATGGCGTGGGCGTGGGCGCGGGGGACGAATTCGACGCCCTGGCGCTGGCGCGCACGCCGACGCTGGACTCGTTGCGCCGCGACGGCCTGGCGGCGACCCTCCGGGCCCACGGTACGGCGGTCGGGCTGCCCTCGGACGCCGACATCGGCAACTCCGAAGTGGGGCACAACATCATGGGCGCGGGCCGGGTTTTCGACCAGGGCGCCAAGTGCGTGGACCAGGCCATCGAGACCGGGGCGCTGTACGACGGCTACTGGAAGACCCTGGTGGAACGTGTCCGCGCCGGCGGCGGTGCGCTCCACTTCATGGGCCTCCTGTCCGACGGCAACGTGCACTCCCACGAGGCGCACCTGCACGCGCTCATCCGCCGCGCCGACCACGAAGGGCTGGAACGCGTGTACGTGCACGCGCTCCTGGACGGCCGCGACGTCCCGGACCGCACCGCGCCGGTCTACCTGGAACGGCTCGAAACGGTCCTCGCCGCCATCCGCGACCAGGGCGGGCGCGACTACCGCATCGCCTCGGGCGGCGGCCGCATGGTGGTGACCATGGACCGCTACGAGGCGGACTGGAGCATCGTCGCGCGCGGCTGGCGCGCCCACGTGCTGGGCGAGGCCGAAGGGTTCTCTAGCGCCGCCGCCGCGGTGGAGCACTTCCGCGCCGCCCAGCCCGGCATCAGCGACCAGGTGCTGCCCGCGTTCACGGTACGCAACGCCGACGGCTCGCCGGTGGCCCCCATCGAGGACGGCGACGGCGTCATCTTCTTCAACTTCCGCGGCGACCGCGCCATGGAGATGTCCCGGGCATTCACCGAGGGTGCCGGGTTCGACCGCTTCGACCGCGGACGGGTGCCGGACGTGGCCTTCGCCGGCATGATGCTCTACGACGGCGACCTGGGCATCCCCGAGCACTACCTGGTGGCGCCGCCCGAGGTCAGCCGCACCCTGGGCGAGTACCTCGCCGCCGCCGGCGTGCCGCAGTTCGCCTGCGCCGAGACCCAGAAATACGGCCACGTCACCTACTTCTGGAACGGCAACCGCTCCGGCAAGTTCGACGACGCGCTGGAGGAGTACGTCGAGATCGCCTCGGAGCAGGTGCCCTTCGAGCAGCGCCCGTGGATGCGCTCGGCGGAGACCGCCGACGCCGTCAACCGCGCGATCTGGGAGAGGCGCTATCGTTTCATCCGGGCCAATTTCGCCGGCGGCGACATGGTCGGCCACACCGGCAACCTTGAGGCCACCGTCCGGGCCGTGGAAGCCATCGACCGCGCCCTCGGCCGGATCCTTGCGGCCGTGGCGGCGGTCCACGGCTGCCTGGTCGTGACCGCCGACCACGGCAACTCCGAGGACATGGTGGAGCGCGACAAGGACGGCGCGCCGCTCTATGAGGACGGCAAGCCCGTCTTCCGCACCGCCCACTCCATCAACCCGGTACCGTTCGTGGTCCGGGACTTCTCGGACCGCCGCTACAGCCTCGCCCCGCCGCCGGACGCCGGCCTCGCCAACCTCGCCGCCACCCTGCTCGAGTTGCTGGGCTACCACCCCCCCGAGGAGTTCGCCCCGAGCCTGCTGCGGGTGCCTGTTGACCCTCCTTCGCGCCCCGGAGTAGACTCTCTGCATGGCCGCGAAGGGTGA
- a CDS encoding MoaD/ThiS family protein — MNVRVKLFAMLRERAGAGDAVHEVPDGCTVSELWNRLGDVYPGLSGIDLKLLYAVNSEYVDRGHRLADGDEVAFIPPVSGGSSVPADRQSR; from the coding sequence ATGAACGTGCGCGTTAAGCTCTTCGCCATGCTGCGGGAGCGAGCGGGCGCCGGCGACGCGGTCCACGAGGTGCCCGACGGCTGCACGGTGAGCGAGTTGTGGAACCGGCTTGGCGACGTCTATCCCGGACTCTCCGGTATCGACCTCAAGCTCCTCTACGCGGTCAACAGCGAATACGTCGACCGCGGACACCGGCTCGCCGACGGTGACGAGGTGGCCTTCATCCCGCCCGTGAGCGGAGGATCATCTGTACCGGCTGACCGACAGAGCCGTTGA